The segment CAAAAGATTGGGGCTTGAAAACCCCCGTGAACAGGAGGCGCGGAAAACGGTTTTACTCAGGCTGTAGGTGAGACCAATACTTGGACTGGCAAAACCGCCGAATACTGAAGCGTGGTCATAGCGGATGCCAGGGGTCAGTGCAAAATCCCCCATCACAATAGTATCATTAATATACACGCCTACCTCGTCGCGTGTTGGTGAGAATTCATCTACGGGATCCGCGCCGCCGCCGTCCTCAGATTGCAGATAATCACCAGACTCAGCAGTAAAGTCCATTTCGCTGTGGATGATATCAGCTCCCATGACCATGGTTCCCAGATAACCTGTATCCAGATTGAAAATGGCGCTGCCGCCATGGGAATGACTGTCAAAAATACCATTAAAATAAAGATCGCCAACCGGCCCATATACGCCGTTTTCATCATTATTTTGAACACCTTTTTTGTTCAGGGAATAGAGCAGGACATTGAGCATAAGATTGTCTGTGAGCCTGGCATCAAAATTGGCATTCACATAATCAGTACGCATAATACCGTGTGAAATAAGAAAAGAGTACTCCAGGTTGCCATAATTTTCATAGTTTTCGCCATAGCCTGCGGTCAATTTAAGGGACATGTCGCTTCCCATGTCGATATTCATTTTGCCTAAAAAGGTCTGTTCAGTATAATAGCGATTATTATTGAGTCCGTCGGTTTCCTTGGCGCCTGCATAGGCGTAATAACTTACATTACCGCCCTTGCCGGACATTGTTGCCCGGGTGTCCGAGGTGTTGGCGCTGCCTTCGGACCAGGAGATGTTCCCCGAAGGTGAACGAGATGTCCCTGCATCCTTGGTGATGATGTTGATGATCCCGCCCAGAGCGGAACCCCAGGTGGAAGAGGCTGGCCCCTTGATGATTTCAATACGTTTTACGATTTCAACAGGTATTGTGCCCATTGTGGTGCCGCTACTAGGAATACTCCAGCGCATACCGTCCAGCAACACGGTCATATGCCTCTGCTCAGAACCCTGGATCGTGGGGCTAACACCAATAAAGTCATCCCGTAAATCATCGGATGATATTCCAGCAACCCTTCGCAACACATCATCGATGGTGTGGGCGTTCATGTCTTTAATCTGCTTGGCAGTGATGATGGATACATTTTCAGGAATCTGCCAGACCGGCTTTGGGGCACGGGTGGTGGCTTCAACAAGATCGAATTCGGAAAAATAGAGCAAAAGGTCTTCGCCTTCTCTGGGTGATTCCTGCTCTGCGGCTGAAACTCCGAAAGGCTGAAGCAGCAATACGAAGGCGATTACAATAAGCGGCTTAAAAACTTTCCACAGAGACTTCTCGTTCATCTATCCCTACCTCAAAATGGTTGTTCAGATTGATGGCTGATAGCTGATAGCAAAATCACTCTACCTCGACATATCAATCATAATTGACAGAATTTTTGAATTTAATGCATATTCAATTAAATTCAAAGAAAAGAATAATAATTACGATGTTTTTTGAAGAATTACTGGCTGTTGCGCTTCCACGGGCGGTGCAAAAAGCCCGAGGAGATCGGAGAGGAATATCAAGGCGCCTGACACTAAAAGCAACATGATATTATTTATGAGTTTACTCATGACCGGATAATTGAAATCATAAATATTGAGGCAATAGACCGACGCAAGAATCAATTCCAGAGGGACAAACACTAACAGCCCCAAA is part of the Pseudomonadota bacterium genome and harbors:
- a CDS encoding TonB-dependent receptor — encoded protein: MNEKSLWKVFKPLIVIAFVLLLQPFGVSAAEQESPREGEDLLLYFSEFDLVEATTRAPKPVWQIPENVSIITAKQIKDMNAHTIDDVLRRVAGISSDDLRDDFIGVSPTIQGSEQRHMTVLLDGMRWSIPSSGTTMGTIPVEIVKRIEIIKGPASSTWGSALGGIINIITKDAGTSRSPSGNISWSEGSANTSDTRATMSGKGGNVSYYAYAGAKETDGLNNNRYYTEQTFLGKMNIDMGSDMSLKLTAGYGENYENYGNLEYSFLISHGIMRTDYVNANFDARLTDNLMLNVLLYSLNKKGVQNNDENGVYGPVGDLYFNGIFDSHSHGGSAIFNLDTGYLGTMVMGADIIHSEMDFTAESGDYLQSEDGGGADPVDEFSPTRDEVGVYINDTIVMGDFALTPGIRYDHASVFGGFASPSIGLTYSLSKTVFRASCSRGFSSPNLLETSSGSLFADPNPDLKPEKVTSYQVGFESSDPGFVWIKTTLFQHDLRNALDYINSPTNPDNYMAVNSGKARRQGFEVELETMQYYNLSVRASFDLVNVEDYEDGKNKEEYGSDIALRYVKDDIFSAQFLGNYRWYEEGLFAIPYSCDDMIWDFMLNSKGIFGKWQDVDFFFSVHNIANGTSTTTFDYVDPGRWFEGGIRFNY